The nucleotide window GGGAATCGTGGTGGACAGGCTGCACGCATCCGCGCCGGAGATCTCGATCACGCGCACATTTTTCTTGGGCGAAACGAGTGGCAGTTTGGTGGCCGGCGGCACGTCGGTAAAGAAAGTGACGTAGCGCGTCGCGGCTTTGGTGTTCACAGGTTGGAACGGATCGCGCGCGAGGAGCGCGGCGAGTTCGGCGTGCGTGCGCACGATGACGGTGACCTCGTAGCCGAGGCCGTCAGCCAACGCGCGTTCCAGCTTGGTGCGGACGGCGCGCGCGGATTTCTGTGTCCCATCGAGCGCGACGTTGCCGCTCTGCAGATAGGTCTTGACGTTCTTAAAGCCTGCGTCCTCACACAGCCGCACGAGTTCGCTCATCTTGATGAGCTTCTGCCCGGAGACGTTGATGCCGCGGAGGAAGGAGAAAAAGGTCACGGGTTAGCTGTGTCAGTCACGCCCATCAATACAGGGACGCAAGCGGTTGTTTCACAGACTTCGACAAGCAAAACGGCAAGAAGTCGGGCGCTTGAGTGTACAAGTAGGTCGCACCGCCACCTACTTCCACCCCGAGCCCAAGCCAAGACTTGGCTCCATACTGTTCGTAAGCTGTGCCTCAGCGATACTCAAGCAACTGTGACAACCGTGGCATCGGCCCAATCCCGGCTAGACAGGTGATGCCACACTCGGTATCTTTCATAAATAAGTGAGTCGATTTGGGAAGCCCCGTCGCACGGACGTCAGCGAAAAGTTGTTGCATCTGATCGGCAAAGCTGTCAAGCACTTTGTTGGGAAACCTCAGCAGCGCTAAAGAAAGGTCTAACACACCCGGTTGATTTAGGGACTCGATGCTAGCCAAGATCGGTCTAATTCGGTCCGGAACAACACGGCGCGGCTTGTCGATCGAGGCATCGGCTGAAATATCCTTCGCGCGAAAGTATGTGTCAAGTTCGTCGTCCATTCCCGTCAGTGCAATCCAGTTGGAGTTTCTATATTGAGGATCTACGGGGTCCAAGTGACCCTTCAGGTATGCACCAAACAGGTCCCATTCATCATGAAAGTAGAATCTCGTGTCGTGCACAGCAGCAATCCTTCGATCCAAGTAATCAAAGAATTGTGCTGGAGACTCCAATATCTCAGCGAAAATTCTCAAATCCATTAGTGGAATGGCCGACGGAAAACTATGCCTTTCAAACGTCCCGGGCTCAACGTAGTGGCTGATCCTTGCCGGAAGGCTGCCCAGCGCGGAGCCTTTCCCGGTCACGCATAGGACGTAGGTGGCATTGAAGCGGTCTTTTCGAATCTCGATAAGCTCGCCGTCAGCCGTCCTAAATTCGGCAACATCGTGGCAGTGTACATGGTCGATTGCTCGCTTAGCCTGCTTATATGCTGCGACAATCGATAGTTGCAGATCATTCTTCGCAGCCTCAACATCGCCGTGCCGGGCCCTAAGTGTGAGTTGCTTTGATTTTGCCTCGACAAACACTAGTTTATTGTCATAGATTACAAGTCCGTCAAGCTCAAACGGTGGGTTTGTCGGTCCGTATCTTAGGTTTGCAAAAATGGTGCAGCCAGGCAGGAGCCTCTCAATTTCCTTCAGAGCCGCAGCTTCCAGCCAGTCGCCGCGAACTCTGTCGTATTCGGCTCGGTATTTCGTGTCCGCGATCATTGCGTAGTGAGGTGCGTTTAGAACAAACTCACTGAGTATACCGGCGAGAGGTACATAGTAGTTGCCTGAATGAAACCAAATTGGTTTTTCATAAAGCGGGCACAGTCCAATCGGGTCAGGCATCCTCGTTTCAGCTCCAAACGATGATGATGCGAAATTCAGAAATTTCTCTGCAGTATCCTCCGACACGCTCCCCTTGGACTGCGAAGATATGTCCTGCGCCGTGATTTGTATCACGGATTTGCAGTCAGCATACAGATCAAATGTCGCAGCATTACGAATGGTTGCAGTGATTCCCCTGTGTTCCACTTCTATAAGTATACGCTTCTCGTCCGTGGTTAGGCGTTCCTGCTTTCTTCTTTTCAGATTTCGCAGGTGTCGGATAGCCTCGCGAGCTTCTGCCGCAATCTTGTTTGTTCGTCCATTCCAACGATCTGTAATCAGATCGACTATCGCATTAACAATCTTAATCGCTTGGTTAACATTGAACCCAAGCTCAGTTTCCATCCACGAGGAATTCGATTGGTAGAGTTCTCTGGAATAGTTTTGCAGGACGTTCCAATGACCTTCCCCTCGCACAGCGCGTTGTTCCGAAATTAGCGCATTTCTGAGCGAAAGGTCGCGCTCGTTAAGATTGTCACTCCTTGGGCACCAGAACTCTGCAAGTTGCAGTTTTTCGAAGTACTTGTCAGCGAGCTCTAATACAGCATTCGTAACGCCACCATCGATTTCTTCTGGCTCTCCTGCCCATTCTCTTTGGGTTGATGCAATCCAGCTCAGGAATTCGAGTCCAACTTGGGTTGCGGCTATTTCGTCCCTCTTCGGCATGTCATTGGGTGCAGACCACTGTCGAAGGAATTGAAGCTTCGCCACTAACTCGATCGCATCAACTTTGCGTACGATCTCACGGATAGCATCGACTATTTGCGGTAATTCTGCCGCACTCTCTTCGGACATACGAATTAGTCCATTGAGCAATTCCTGCGGTGAATCGCCTTCCCGAGGCGTGGGTCCTTCATTCCTTCGCTTGCCTGGCATTTTGAGTTACTCGCTCACATTAGCTACTGCAGCCTGAAGCGATAGCAAGCTAACTATTGCTAATAAGATCAGTCAATTGTAACTTTTATTGAAATTTCTCTTGACAATTTGTATTTTATTTCGTACACTAAGGCATTCGAAATGATCCATACGATCAAATCCCCCATTCTCTTTTATTCCAATCACACTGACCCGGCTTTGGAGCACGAACTCGCCCATTTTGAGCAAACCGAACTCCGGCTTTACTGGTTGATATTCTAAAGAGTAAGGGAGTTTGTTTGGTCAAAAAACATTTTTCGCGGGCACATCGGTTTTCATCGTTTCGCATGGGGCCGTCCTCCCCGGAATGCGGAGGCCCAATACACCATCAATCTAAACATACCCAATTCCAGCAACTTAATCAACTGTCCCGGTTTGCAATTCAGGCGGCAAATCGCTATTTTCGGAGCTAAATATCGGATTTCGCTGGTTGAATTCTGAAGGGCTTTTCATGGCTTTGATCGCACCTTTTAAGGCGTTGCGCTACCAATCGACGAAGGTGGGAGACCTGACGGCGGTGGTGACGCAGCCGTATGACAAGATTGAGGCGGAGTTGCAGGCGGACTATTACCGCCGCAGCCCGCTGAACGTGGTCCGGATTATCCGGTCGGAGGAGTCCCTCGCCGACCCGGAAACCGCCTACCCGCAGGCGGCGGCGACATTTCAGGAGTGGCTGCGGTCGGGGGTGCTGGCTGAAGATGGCGAGCCGGCGCTGTACATCTACTATCAGTTGTTCCGCTTCGAGGGCCGGGAATTCACCCGCAAAGGGTTCATCGCCTCGGTGAAGCTGGAAGAGGAGGGCGTGCGCGCGCATGAGCACACGCTGGCCGGACCGAAGGCCGATCGGCTGCGGCTGTTGAAGGCCATCGAGACCTCCGATGAGCTGACGTTCATGCTGTTCTCCGATGCGCATCACGAAGCCGTGCGGGTCATGGATGATGCCGTGAGCAAGCTCGCGCCGATCATCGACGTGAAGGACGATTACGGCGAAACACACAAGGTGTGGGCCGTGTCGGACAAGGCGGTGATCGCAAAACTGCAAGCATTGGTGGAGCCGCGCGAACTGCTGATTGCGGACGGCCACCACCGCTACGAAACCGCGATCAATTTCAAACACGAGTGCGAAGCCAAGGGCTGGCACCCGGTCGGCGCTCAGGGCTACGATCATCGCATGATGGCGCTGTTTCCCATGGAAGACCCGGGACTGGTGATCTTCCCGACGCACCGGCTCGTGAAGAACGTTGAGCATTTCTCCGGCGAGAAGCTGCTGAAAGCGCTCGAGAAGCACTTCGACGTCGCGCCGCACTCGGACGAAGCGGAACTCTATCACAAGATCGATGACGCGCGGCGCGGCCAATATATTATTGGCTTGAAAGCGGTCGGCACGCCCTGGCCGCTCTACAGTTTGCGGCTCTGGAATGACAGCACGCTCGAGCGCGAGTTGCCCAAGACGATGAGCAAAGCGTCGAAGCGGCTCGACGTTACGATCCTGCATTCGCTGATTCTCGAACGGCATCTCGGCATCGACCAGCAGAAGCTCGAAGCGTTCACGCACGTGGAATACGTCCGACAGCGCGACGAAGCGCTGGCGCAGGTCGGGGAGCACGGGATTCAGGCGGCGTTTCTGCTGCGACCGACGACGGTCTCACAGGTGGAAGAAGTTTCCGCGGCCGGCGAACGCATGCCGCAGAAGTCCACGGATTTCTATCCGAAGCTGCTGGCCGGACTCGTGATGATGAAGCTGGGGATTCAGAAGTAATGCGGTTGCGGCACGTCGCCTACTGCTGCTGGTTGATCTCGCTGTTGGCGGTCTCGTGCAAGCGACGGGAACCGCCGGTCGTCACGCCACCACCGGTGGCCGCGGACCGTATCACGCGGACTGCGGTCGCCGCCGACACTACGGCAGCGCGCTTGGATAGCACGAAGCTCGAGACGTTTCTCGATCGCCACCCGGTGGCCTACGACAAGGAGTTGCCATCGGCTAAGATCCCGGGTTACCGCGCAGGCCTCATCGCGTATCAGGCGGGCGATTATGTGACCGCGCAACGCGAACTGAGAACTGCGACGCGCAAGCAGCGGCTGGACTGGGAGATCTGGTTCTACACGGCGATGTCGGCATACCTGACCGGGGACACGCGCGAGGCGATCCACGGATTCGAAATGGTGGAGCGTTATTCGGCTCCGGAAGTGCCGCGGATGCAGGCGCGCTGGTATCAGGCCAACGCGTACCTGCTGGAAGGCAGCATCACCCGCGGGAGCAAGGTGCTCGAATTCATCGCCCGGCAGAACCGGCAATACGCCGCCGAAGCGCAGGCCTTGCTGGCGAAGATTTCGGAGTTGCGCGTCGCGGATCGCGTGATGGAGCGGTCGGCCCCGGAGGTGGTTCGCGAGCGATAGCGGGAAATTTCCGAAATCTTAGAAGCACCTTCACAAATCCCATCGGGCGGCCACCACAGGTCGCTCGTTCAGTCTCGGTCCCTTAGCGAAACACGATCCAGGAGCAGGAAGATGCTGTTCGGAGCGCACGTATCGGTTAGCGGTGGATTGCACGAAGCGTTTCGCCGGTCGGAAGAGTTCGAATGCGAGAGCATTCAGATTTTCACGAAGAGCCAGTTGCAGTGGAAAGCCAAGCCGCTGGAGCCGGAGGATATTGAGCGCTGGCTTGACGCGTGGGAAGCGGCGGATTGGCCGCCGTGCTTCGTGCATGACTCCTATCTGATCAATCTGTGCAGTCCGGAAGAAGCCCTGCGGCAGAAGTCGGTGGGCGGTCTGGTGGATGAGCTTGAGCGCGCGTCGCTGCTGGCGATTCCGTGGGTGAATACGCATCCGGGTTCGCACAAGGGCGCCGGCGAACAGGTCGGGCTGAATAACTGCGTGAAGTCGGTGCTCGAAGTGCTGCGCCGGACCGAGGGCAGCGGGACGGGGATTCTGCTCGAAACCACCGCCGGACAGGGCAATGACCTCGGGGCGAAGTTTGAGCAACTTGCGTACATTTTGGAGCGGGTGAATCAACCCGAGCGGATGGGCGTATGCGTGGATACGTGTCATGTTTTTGCGGGGGGATATGATCTCAGAACCGCCGAAGGTTATGCGCGAACGTGGGGCGAATTCGACCGCATCGTCGGCCTGAGCAATTTGCGGGCGTTCCATTTGAATGACAGCAGGTTTCCGCTCGGCGCGCATCGTGACCGGCATGCCGCGATTGGCAAAGGTGAGATCGGCGAGTCGGGTTTTCGCTTGTTGGCCCGCGACGCGCGGTTTGCGGGGATGCCCGCGACTACGGAGCTGCCGGACGAGGACACGCCCGAGAGCATTGGCCTGCTGAAGCGATTGCGGGACGAATGACGGATGTCCGCGGCTCGCGACTCGTCAGCCGGCGGCCGGCGGAAACAGCGGAATCACGAGAGCGGCCAGCGGGGCCGCTCTCCGCGTCTTAGCCATTGGACAACTTTCTTTTGTCAAATGGGTACACACGTTCAACATACAATCTGCTCAGAATGGCCGATGCAGGGGACGCTAACACGGTCGGGCGATTGATAAAAGTGTGGGAATTCGGTAAATTGCAGGACACACGTGGTACGCGCGAAAGGACGCGGGGCCTGGCTCCGCGGTCAAGGAGTCAGCGGTGAGCCGACAGGTGGTTGCGGGAATCGATATCGGGGGCACCAATACGGCGATCGGCCTGGTTGACGTGACGGGGCAGTGCGTCGCGGCAGACCGGATGCGGACGACGGACTTCGATAGTCCGGCGGATTTTGTCGTTGCGGCGCTTCGCGCGTTGGACCGGATGCGGAGCGAGACGCCGCTGGCCGGGATCGGCGTGGGCGCTCCGAACGGCAACTTCTATCGGGGCTCGATTGAGTTTGCGCCGAATTTGCGGTGGAAGGGTGTAATTCCGCTGGCGGAGATGTTTCGCGAGCACGTTGCCGTCCCCGTGTTGTTGACGAACGACGCGAATGCCGCGGCGATCGGCGAAGGGATGTTCGGCGCGACGCGCGGTATGCGGGATTACATCGTGATCACGTTGGGGACCGGCGTGGGGAGCGGGATCGTCGTGAACGGGGAGTTGTTGTACGGACACGACGGCTTCGCCGGCGAAATCGGTCATACGATTTACGATCCGGCCGGGCGTGATTGCGGCTGCGGCCGGCGCGGATGTCTGGAGACCTATGCGTCGGCGGGCGGCCTCAAGCGCACGGTACTGGAGCTGCTCGCGACCCGCAACGCGGAGAGTGTCTTCCGCGCGCTGCCACCGACGGAAATCAGCTCGCTTCGCATCGCGGAGGCCGCGGCGAGCGGTGATACCATCGCCTGCGAAGCCTTCGAATTTACGGGACGGGTCCTCGGTTTGAAGCTCGCGGATGCCATCGCGCACACGAGTCCGGAGGCGATTGTGCTGTTTGGCGGACTCGCCCAGGCGGGCGATCTGATTTTTGAGCCGACTCGCCGGTGGATGGAGGAATACACGCTGAATATCTATCAGGGAAAGGTCCGGCTGCTCGCGTCAGGACTCGCGCAGGAGAATGTCGCGGTGTTGGGGGCGGCGGCGCTGGTCTGGCAACAATTGAACCGGAACGCGCAATGACAAGATTCACGATCGCCATGATCGTCTGCTTGGCGGCCTGCGCTGTTGCGCCGGCCTCGCCGCGCAGCTACTTATGCTATCGCGCAACCCCGAATTCACCGCTGCGCATTGACGGTGTGCTTGATGATGGGGCTTGGCAGTTTGCCGAATGGACCGATTCGTTCGTGGATATTGAGGGAGATCTGAAGCCGCGCCCGCGCTTCCTGACGCGGGTGAAGATGTTATGGGACGATTCCTGTTTCTACGTGGGCGCACAGCTTGAGGAGCCTGACATCTGGGCTACGATTCTCAAGCGCGACTCGATCATCTTCTACGACAATGACTTTGAGATCTTTCTCGATCCGGACGGTGACAATCACGAATATGGTGAATTTGAGATCAATGCCCTGAATACGGGCTGGGATCTGTTCCTGCCGAAACCGTACAAGGATGGCGGGCATGCCGACGACGCCTGGAACATTGACGGCATTCGGACTGCGGTATATGTCGACGGCACGCTCAACGGCTGTGGCGACGAATGCCGGGGCTGGTCCGTGGAAATCGCGATGCCGTGGAGTGGTCTCGCACGTTGCAGCCATCGTTCGACGGCACCCAACGAGGGCGAGCAGTGGCGGGTAAATTTTTCGCGCGTCGAATGGAAGAAGATTTGCGAAGACGGCCGGTATGTTAAGATCGCAGGGCTGCCGGAGGACAATTGGGTGTGGTCACCGCAGGGGGTGATCAACATGCACAGGCCGGAGGCGTGGGGAATCGTGCAATTCACACGGCAGCCGTTTGGGACAGTCCATGTGAAGCCCGATCCGTTCGAGAAAGCCCGTGGAATACTGCAAGTAGTCTGCGACAGCCAAAAGGAGTTCCTTAGAGTGCATCAAGCATGGGCACCTAAGCTGTCCGCATTGGGCATAGCCAACTGGCTCGATGAAGTTGCGCCGACGACAACAATGATGCTAACGAAGGATGGATTTGTGGCAACGCTTCGCGTCGGCGTGGACGATGTTGGGCCGGTCGATGCTCACATCAATCAGGACTCGCATTTCTGGACCGAACCGGTTTCCAAATAGGAAGCTGCATCACACAGCGTAAATGCCCATGACCACTGATTCCCCGCCCAAAGCTTACAGCTACCGGCTGGCGCTTATCATCATCACCGTGCTCTTTTTCATGTGGGGCTTTCTGACGGAGCTGAACGATATTCTCGTTCCCCACCTGAAGGGCGTCTTCGAGCTGAATTACACCAAGGTGATGTTGATACAGTTTGCATTTTTCGCGGCTTATCTGATCATGTCGATTCCGGCGGGGAAGCTGGTCGCGTGTGTGGGCTATCAGCGCGGAATTGTCGTGGGGTTGGCGACCGCGGGAGTGGGTGCGTTGTTGTTCTATCCGGCGGCGGCGCTACTATCGTACCCGCTGTTTCTCGGCGCGCTGTTTGTGTTGGCGACGGGCATCACCGTGCTGCAAGTGACGGCGAATCCGTATGCCGCGGTGCTGGGGAAACCGGAGACGGCCTCGAGTCGCTTGAACTTTGCGCAGGCGGTCAACTCGCTGGGTCATACGAGCGCGCCGTTTATCGGCGGCTTGTTGATTCTGAGCACGGTGCCCCTGACTCCCGCTCAACTCGGCGGGCTACCGGAGGCAGAGCGGTATGCGCACCGGTTGGCCGAAGCTTCGGCCGTGCAGTTGCCGTATGTGGGCCTGGCCGTGACGCTCTTTCTGCTGGCGGCAATCATGTACGTGCTGCGGCTGCCGGTGATTGATACGGTCGAGGATCATCACGCGAAGTCGGCGAAGCTGCGTGACGCGCTCAAGCACCGGCATCTCAGGCTGGCGGCGGTAGCGATCTTTCTGTATGTGGGCGCGGAGGTTTCGATCGGCAGTTTTCTTGTGAACTTTTTTGGGCAGCCGGATATTGCGGCGTTGGCGCCGGCGGTGGCCGCGGGTTTTGTTTCGTACTATTGGGGCAGTGCAATGGTGGGGAGGTTTCTCGCGTCGGCCATTTTGCAGAAGCTGCGGCCGCGGCTGGTGTTGGCCGTTGCCGCATCATCCGCTGTGGCGCTGGTGCTGATCACGGTTGCCGCGACGGGGCCGATCGCCATGTGGACGATTATCGCCGTGGGGTTCTTCAATTCGGCCATGTTTCCGATTATTTTCACGCTGGGGATCGAAAATCTCGGCAAGCATACCAGTCAGGGCTCGAGCGTGCTGGTGATGGCGATTGTGGGGGGTGCGATCATTCCGGTGTTGCAAGGTGCGCTGGCGGACTCCTATGGAATCCACAAGGCGTTTCTGTTGCCGGCGCTCTGCTACTGTTACGTGATCTGGTATGCACTGAAAGGGTCGCGGCAGGCGGTCACCGCGGGAGGTTAAGCTCATGAACAGACTTTCCGTTTCGCTCGTGCTGATGCTCTTGATGTCGGCGTCAGGCTCCGCACAACGCCCTCCGGCTGATTATGTAAACCCACGCCTCGGCACGGGCGGTCATGGGCACACGTATCCCGGGGCCACCGTGCCGTTCGGCATGGTTCAGCTTTCGCCCGACAATGGCAAGAACGGCTGGGATTGGTGCTCGGGGTATCATTGGTCCTGTGATACGATAGTGGGGTTCAGTCACACGCACTTGAGCGGTACGGGGTGCGCTGACTTGGGCGATATTCAGTTCACGCCGTGTACACGCACGCCGGTGCTCAGCTCTCCGACCGTAGCGACATTCTCGCATGCCGATGAATTTGCGGGACCGGGGTACTATTCGGTGCGTCTTAGTGACAACGTATTCGTGGAGCTGACGGCAACGGAGCGGGTTGGGGTTCATCGCTACCACTTTGGTGCCGGGGATTCGGCCTTTGTGCGGATTGATCTGGGTTACGGGCAAGAGGATTCGCCGACGGAGTGTGGGCTGACGATTGAAAACGACTCCACCATTTCCGGCTACCGGTATTCGTCGGGCTGGTCTCCGGAGCAACGACTCTATTTTGTTGCGCGGTTCTCGCGTTCGCTTCGTGCCAGTGTCTTGCAACGCAACGAGCCGACGGTGACAGGCCTGCGTACGGCAACCGGCAAGGCGGTGCAAGCCGCACTCTATTTCGGCAACTCGCAGCAGCCGCTGCTGGCGAAGGTGGGAATCTCCGCGGTGTCGGTCGATGGAGCCAGACGGAATCTCGCGGCCGAACTGCCGGGTTGGGATTTCGACGAGTGTAGAGTTCGCGCGCGGGAGCATTGGAATGCGGCGCTGTCCAGAATCTCGGTGGAATCCGTTGATGAAGCTCAGCGGGTCACGTTCTACACAGCGCTTTACCATTCCTTCCTCGCGCCGACGCTCTTCTGCGACACGGACTCGACGTATCGGGGCGGCGACGGACTGGCGCATGACGGTGCGTTCCTGAATTACTGCACGTTTTCGCTTTGGGACACGTATCGCGCGGCGCATCCGCTGTACACGATTGTGCAGCCCGAACGCGTCAACGATTTTGTGAACTCGCTGTTAGTCTTCCATGATCAGCACGGAAATCTCCCGGTCTGGTCGTTGGCGGGCGATGAAACGTGGTGCATGATCGGGTATCATGCCGTGCCGGTGATCGCCGACGCTTATCAGAAGGGCTTCACGGGATTTGATGCGCAACGGGCGTTGGCAGCGATGAAGGCGAGCGCGGGGGATGATCGCCGGGGGCTCGAATACTACAATCGGGTCACACCGCAACCGCTCGATACTTTGCTCGCGAAATTGAACTCGCAGGTGATTGAGGTGCCGGAGGATTTCCGGAGGGCCGCGATCTCCGGCGACGCGGTAGTCCCCGGATATGCGGAGAGCATCGCGGGCGAAACGATTCATTATCATTCGTCGTATCCGTACGTCAACGACGCTCTGCTCGTACGCGCGACGGACGGGACGATGAGCATCGAGTGGAAGACGGCGCCGCTGCCACGGAACATCGAACAACACGCGGTGACGTTCATGTGGGTGGCGGGGCATGCCACGTACAAAGGCGGACACCGCTTTGAGCTCTACGGCAACGGCGAGAAGTGGCTGAGCTTCACCACCGCCACGGATACTTCCCGACTCTGGTGGAGCGAGCAGGGCGCGAACGGGACGCAGTTGATCTTCTGCCCTTCCTACATAGATCAGTTTGACGATTTGTTTGGCGAATGCTATTTGACGGTGCCGACAAAGCTGCTGAAGAGGGGCGAGCCGCTGACACTGAAGATCGTTGGTGAGAATGGTAACTCAAGTGACTGGTACATGACGTTCCAGCATGCCAGTCGCGACACTCTCAGTCTCGTTCAGGAATACGCGCTCGCCGATGATGATGGAACCCTGTTTCAGATATTTCGTCTGCAATATGAACACCTGACGGCCTCCGCCGCGGTCGCCGAACTCAACTACGGCCGCGGCCTGAGCAGTGTCGAGCATCGAACGCTGCCCGGCCTGAGTCACTGGGATTTCCCGGTTCAGGCGCTAACCGAACCTACGTCGGGCACGATTCGCATCGTCGGCGCAAACTCGCTGCCGCAGCATGAAGTAACGCTGCTCCCGGTCGTGCCCGTCAACTACATTCCGGGGGACAAGGAGCGCGAGTCGGTGTCGAAGTCGCTGGAGTACGCGTATGACGACTGGTGCATCGCGCAGCTGGCGAGTACGCTGGGAAGGACGGAAGACGCGGAGTACTTCCAGCAGCGCGCGGGATACTGGGAGAACTTG belongs to candidate division KSB1 bacterium and includes:
- a CDS encoding glycoside hydrolase family 92 protein; the protein is MNRLSVSLVLMLLMSASGSAQRPPADYVNPRLGTGGHGHTYPGATVPFGMVQLSPDNGKNGWDWCSGYHWSCDTIVGFSHTHLSGTGCADLGDIQFTPCTRTPVLSSPTVATFSHADEFAGPGYYSVRLSDNVFVELTATERVGVHRYHFGAGDSAFVRIDLGYGQEDSPTECGLTIENDSTISGYRYSSGWSPEQRLYFVARFSRSLRASVLQRNEPTVTGLRTATGKAVQAALYFGNSQQPLLAKVGISAVSVDGARRNLAAELPGWDFDECRVRAREHWNAALSRISVESVDEAQRVTFYTALYHSFLAPTLFCDTDSTYRGGDGLAHDGAFLNYCTFSLWDTYRAAHPLYTIVQPERVNDFVNSLLVFHDQHGNLPVWSLAGDETWCMIGYHAVPVIADAYQKGFTGFDAQRALAAMKASAGDDRRGLEYYNRVTPQPLDTLLAKLNSQVIEVPEDFRRAAISGDAVVPGYAESIAGETIHYHSSYPYVNDALLVRATDGTMSIEWKTAPLPRNIEQHAVTFMWVAGHATYKGGHRFELYGNGEKWLSFTTATDTSRLWWSEQGANGTQLIFCPSYIDQFDDLFGECYLTVPTKLLKRGEPLTLKIVGENGNSSDWYMTFQHASRDTLSLVQEYALADDDGTLFQIFRLQYEHLTASAAVAELNYGRGLSSVEHRTLPGLSHWDFPVQALTEPTSGTIRIVGANSLPQHEVTLLPVVPVNYIPGDKERESVSKSLEYAYDDWCIAQLASTLGRTEDAEYFQQRAGYWENLYDGEAGFMRGKTFDGKWVSPFNPRFGTGKQPEYTEGNAWQYSWYVPQDVRGLIEIMGGNDKFAMKLDWLFTQDSEVEDEGATADMTGLIGLYAHGNEPSHHIAYLYDFCGQPWKTQELTRRIMREFYTDQIDGLCGNEDCGQMSAWYVFSALGFYPVNPADGKYWIGSPLVRRAAISVGAGRTFEVIADHQSEQNVYIQSATLNGSEFDRLYITHAELMGGGELRFQMGPEPNRSWGHVD